The Coffea arabica cultivar ET-39 chromosome 3c, Coffea Arabica ET-39 HiFi, whole genome shotgun sequence genome contains a region encoding:
- the LOC113733900 gene encoding protein trichome birefringence-like 4 gives MDSFKNLFFDFSRNFGQSLPKSRTKGLFTLFLTLVLAIIFFSPLSNKSPAVTSKNLLSHLHPGSNYISSLSSIVPGEPHFISQPPRTCTDAVTFSAVNKSNETSRMHETVATHENIISSCDIFDGNWILDDSEPLYRPGSCPFIDDAFNCFKNGRPDSDYLRLRWKPHGCEIPRLDGLKMLKMLSGKRLVFVGDSLNRNMWESLVCALRGSLGNTSNVYEVSGRREFRTEGFYSFKFQDFNLSVDFIKSPFLVQEWKLTTKAGMRRETLRLDMIQASSTKYHDADIIIFNTGHWWTHHKTSKGNNYFQEGNRVYNTLGVTDAFTKALKTWARWVDSNINSSQTTVFFRGYSASHFKGGQWNSGGSCEGETVPITSDTYLSPHPWMMTILESVISEMKTPVFLLNITKMTDYRKDGHPSIFSQPEAIRRPGMIQDCSHWCLPGIPDSWNELLYVSLLASRNKFS, from the exons ATGGATTCGTTCAAGAACTTGTTCTTCGATTTCTCAAGAAACTTCGGTCAATCACTGCCAAAATCCAGAACGAAAGGGCTTTTCACTCTGTTTTTAACTCTAGTTCTTGCCATCATCTTCTTCTCACCCCTATCCAACAAATCCCCTGCTGTAACTTCCAAAAATCTCCTTTCTCATCTTCACCCCGGCTCAAATTACATCTCTTCTTTATCCTCAATTGTTCCCGGTGAACCCCATTTCATTTCACAGCCTCCAAGAACTTGCACTGATGCTGTCACGTTTTCTGCTGTCAATAAGAGCAATGAAACTTCAAGAATGCATGAAACCGTGGCAACTCATGAAAACATCATCAGTTCTTGTGATATCTTTGATGGGAACTGGATTCTGGATGATTCTGAGCCGCTCTATAGACCAGGATCTTGTCCTTTCATTGATGATGCCTTCAATTGTTTCAAGAATGGCAGGCCCGATTCAGATTATCTTAGGCTCAGGTGGAAACCCCATGGCTGTGAGATTCCAAG GTTGGATGGATTGAAAATGCTGAAAATGTTGAGTGGAAAGAGACTGGTGTTTGTAGGGGACTCGCTGAACAGAAACATGTGGGAATCATTGGTCTGTGCTCTAAGAGGATCATTGGGCAATACCAGCAATGTGTATGAAGTTTCGGGTCGCCGCGAATTCAGGACAGAAGGATTTTATTCCTTCAAGTTCCAG GATTTTAATTTGTCAGTGGACTTCATTAAATCCCCATTCCTAGTTCAAGAATGGAAACTCACTACTAAGGCTGGAATGCGGAGAGAAACATTGAGATTGGACATGATTCAGGCTTCCTCGACCAAGTATCATGACGCTGATATCATTATCTTCAATACAGGCCACTGGTGGACTCACCACAAGACATCTAAAGG GAATAACTATTTCCAGGAAGGCAACCGCGTCTACAACACATTAGGAGTAACAGATGCATTTACTAAGGCCCTGAAGACATGGGCTCGTTGGGTCGATTCCAATATTAACAGCAGTCAAACAACGGTCTTTTTCCGCGGATACTCTGCTTCCCACTTCAA AGGTGGTCAATGGAATTCAGGAGGAAGCTGTGAAGGCGAGACGGTACCAATAACAAGCGACACCTATCTTTCTCCACATCCATGGATGATGACCATCCTCGAATCGGTGATATCAGAGATGAAGACCCCAGTATTCCTCCTGAACATTACAAAAATGACAGACTACAGAAAGGATGGCCATCCTTCTATATTCAGCCAGCCAGAAGCAATTAGGAGGCCTGGGATGATACAAGACTGCAGCCACTGGTGCCTTCCTGGGATTCCAGATTCCTGGAATGAGCTTCTATATGTTTCTTTGCTCGCATCCCGCAATAAATTTTCGTAG
- the LOC113733902 gene encoding AMSH-like ubiquitin thioesterase 3 isoform X1, giving the protein MRRPANKSTINISAMARKVDVDNRIPLRNYYRIADNLLKQANIYREEKNIIDLYIILLRYSSLVSETIPFHRDYQALYPKERTSFRKKLSSVLDELEALKPEAQRQLHDRGRVEVKDEPSLHDGEKRAPSASASFQEWPTANNRASLSYDNQRQACTAQSSWKRNDNYSLVPSTSPIDKHFQKLNLSLPLPKQETLSRHSFLGPNGLHGQWLGSTTEIKVNYPINTDLASNEVSSLDQDGKYEIVTSRDGDLEVEKSAMASVLSLDDGRWSSLDKESARPFDDEVRDIFPLVRQPSPPPVLAQVQPEYLPISPSKVADPRPGPAKSFSDGTASSNSYQHLHIPVKMMDDFLRLAQKNTSRNLETCGVLAGTLKNRVFHITTLIVPKQESTSDSCQTLNEEEIFDVQDKCSLFPLGWIHTHPSQTCFMSSVDLHTHYSYQVMLPEAIAIVMAPTDTSSPHGIFHLSDPGGVAVIRNCQQRGFHPHEAAEDGSPIYEHCSHVYMNSNLKFDVVDLR; this is encoded by the exons ATGAGGCGGCCGGCGAACAAATCGACGATTAATATCAGCGCCATGGCGCGCAAAGTTGACGTCGATAATCGAATTCCTCTCCGTAATTACTACCGAATTGCCGATAATCTCCTCAAACAG GCTAACATTTATCGGGAGGAGAAGAATATTATCGACTTGTATATAATACTTCTTAGATATTCCAG TTTGGTTTCTGAGACTATACCGTTCCATCGCGATTACCAGGCTTTGTATCCTAAAGAAAGAACGTCTTTTAGAAAG AAATTATCAAGTGTGCTAGATGAGCTGGAGGCCTTAAAACCGGAAGCACAACGGCAGTTGCATGATAGAGGAAGAGTTGAGGTGAAAGATGAACCTTCTTTACATGATGGAGAGAAAAGGGCTCCATCTGCATCAGCATCCTTTCAAGAATGGCCAACTGCAAACAATAGAGCATCTTTAAGCTACGACAATCAAAGG CAGGCTTGCACAGCTCAGTCTTCATGGAAAAGGAATGATAACTACAGTCTAGTTCCATCAACGAGTCCAATTGATAAGCATTTCCAGAAGCT AAATCTCAGTTTACCTCTTCCAAAGCAAGAAACATTGTCTAGACACTCCTTTTTAGGACCAAATGGTCTTCATGGTCAGTGGCTAGGATCTACCACTGAGATAAAG GTCAACTATCCAATTAACACAGATTTAGCTTCAAATGAAGTCTCAAG CCTGGATCAGGATGGAAAATATGAGATTGTCACATCAAGGGATGGTGATCTGGAAGTGGAAAAGTCTGCTATGGCATCTGTTCTCTCTCTAGATGATGGAAGATGGTCATCTCTTGACAAGGAGTCCGCTCGTCCATTTGATGACGAAGTGAGAGATATTTTTCCATTGGTTAGACAACCATCTCCACCTCCTGTCCTTGCTCAGGTGCAACCCGAGTATCTTCCCATATCTCCTTCAAAGGTTGCAGATCCAAGACCCGGACCTGCAAAATCCTTTTCAGATGGGACAGCCAGTTCTAACTCATATCAACATCTGCATATT CCGGTGAagatgatggatgatttcttgaGATTGGCTCAAAAAAATACATCAAGAAATTTGGAAACATGTGGAGTTCTTGCAGGGACTTTG AAAAACAGGGTGTTCCACATAACAACACTTATCGTCCCAAAGCAGGAATCAACTTCGGATTCA TGTCAGACATTGAATGAAGAAGAAATCTTTGACGTTCAAGACAAGTGTTCTCTCTTCCCTCTTGGGTGGATTCAT ACACATCCATCTCAAACCTGCTTCATGTCATCGGTTGACCTTCACACACATTACTCATATCAG GTGATGCTACCAGAAGCCATTGCAATTGTTATGGCTCCGACAGACACATCCAG TCCTCATGGCATTTTTCATTTGTCCGATCCGGGTGGTGTGGCTGTTATACGCAACTGTCAGCAACGTGGTTTTCATCCACATGAGGCTGCTGAAGATGGAAGCCCCATATATGAGCACTGTTCGCACGTGTATATGAATTCTAATTTGAAGTTTGATGTGGTAGATCTTCGGTGA
- the LOC113733904 gene encoding uncharacterized protein isoform X2 — protein MSKPTISAGLLRCGKSCRLRWINYLRADLKRGNFTREEEETIINLHRSVGNKWSLIASKLPGRTDNEVKNYWNSHLSRKIYSFRSSDGSSVTTLDMVNMPSKSKRKGGRVSRAVAKKYSMHPITKAPITTATNETSSSSKISSTSGVQEATTAAQNAQVGMVEATTHGVPESAAAAEKVSDDAAVGAVEESGKHQLQPMANNNYDYDESEGGCINSMHDIRCDGGEGCARALLVPSPEKLEGEKGVAGPNDELDDVTLLLESVLESELMDLSEISVRTGDTENESIMYPESASINKDSDSGASYSNSDTGDGLYDCFPPLDSYFNHTWDAEYAVPGFGLWDQEDDDVLWPWES, from the exons ATGTCAAAGCCAACCATTAGTGCTG GTTTACTGAGGTGTGGGAAGAGTTGCAGACTTAGATGGATTAATTACTTGAGAGCAGACTTGAAGAGAGGAAACTTCACCAGAGAAGAGGAAGAGACAATCATCAACCTGCATCGATCTGTGGGAAATAA GTGGTCCTTGATAGCAAGCAAATTACCAGGGAGAACAGATAACGAAGTGAAGAACTACTGGAACTCTCACCTCAGTAGGAAAATCTACAGTTTTAGGTCCAGCGATGGTTCCTCGGTGACCACCTTAGACATGGTCAACATGCCTAGCAAATCTAAGAGAAAAGGCGGTCGGGTGAGCCGAGCGGTTGCCAAAAAGTACAGCATGCACCCAATCACAAAAGCTCCTATCACTACTGCTACTAATGAAACATCATCGTCATCAAAGATTAGCAGCACGAGTGGGGTTCAAGAGGCCACAACAGCAGCGCAAAATGCACAGGTAGGTATGGTCGAAGCCACCACACATGGGGTACCTGAGTCCGCGGCAGCAGCAGAAAAAGTTTCTGATGACGCGGCGGTAGGTGCGGTTGAGGAGAGCGGAAAACATCAGTTGCAGCCAATGGCCAATAATAATTATGATTACGATGAGAGCGAAGGGGGATGCATTAATAGCATGCACGATATTAGGTGTGATGGAGGTGAAGGATGTGCGAGGGCATTATTGGTGCCCTCTCCAGAAAAGCTGGAAGGAGAAAAGGGGGTCGCGGGACCAAATGATGAGCTAGATGATGTAACTTTGCTTCTTGAAAGTGTTCTGGAGAGCGAATTGATGGACCTGAGCGAGATTTCAGTGCGTACTGGGGACACGGAAAATGAATCAATAATGTATCCAGAAAGCGCTTCAATTAACAAGGACAGCGACTCCGGCGCCAGCTACTCAAATTCAGACACGGGGGATGGCCTGTACGACTGTTTCCCACCGTTAGATTCTTATTTCAATCATACCTGGGATGCAGAATATGCTGTCCCAGGATTCGGGCTTTGGGATCAAGAAGATGACGACGTACTATGGCCATGGGAGAGTTAA
- the LOC113733902 gene encoding AMSH-like ubiquitin thioesterase 3 isoform X2, whose translation MRRPANKSTINISAMARKVDVDNRIPLRNYYRIADNLLKQANIYREEKNIIDLYIILLRYSSLVSETIPFHRDYQALYPKERTSFRKKLSSVLDELEALKPEAQRQLHDRGRVEVKDEPSLHDGEKRAPSASASFQEWPTANNRASLSYDNQRACTAQSSWKRNDNYSLVPSTSPIDKHFQKLNLSLPLPKQETLSRHSFLGPNGLHGQWLGSTTEIKVNYPINTDLASNEVSSLDQDGKYEIVTSRDGDLEVEKSAMASVLSLDDGRWSSLDKESARPFDDEVRDIFPLVRQPSPPPVLAQVQPEYLPISPSKVADPRPGPAKSFSDGTASSNSYQHLHIPVKMMDDFLRLAQKNTSRNLETCGVLAGTLKNRVFHITTLIVPKQESTSDSCQTLNEEEIFDVQDKCSLFPLGWIHTHPSQTCFMSSVDLHTHYSYQVMLPEAIAIVMAPTDTSSPHGIFHLSDPGGVAVIRNCQQRGFHPHEAAEDGSPIYEHCSHVYMNSNLKFDVVDLR comes from the exons ATGAGGCGGCCGGCGAACAAATCGACGATTAATATCAGCGCCATGGCGCGCAAAGTTGACGTCGATAATCGAATTCCTCTCCGTAATTACTACCGAATTGCCGATAATCTCCTCAAACAG GCTAACATTTATCGGGAGGAGAAGAATATTATCGACTTGTATATAATACTTCTTAGATATTCCAG TTTGGTTTCTGAGACTATACCGTTCCATCGCGATTACCAGGCTTTGTATCCTAAAGAAAGAACGTCTTTTAGAAAG AAATTATCAAGTGTGCTAGATGAGCTGGAGGCCTTAAAACCGGAAGCACAACGGCAGTTGCATGATAGAGGAAGAGTTGAGGTGAAAGATGAACCTTCTTTACATGATGGAGAGAAAAGGGCTCCATCTGCATCAGCATCCTTTCAAGAATGGCCAACTGCAAACAATAGAGCATCTTTAAGCTACGACAATCAAAGG GCTTGCACAGCTCAGTCTTCATGGAAAAGGAATGATAACTACAGTCTAGTTCCATCAACGAGTCCAATTGATAAGCATTTCCAGAAGCT AAATCTCAGTTTACCTCTTCCAAAGCAAGAAACATTGTCTAGACACTCCTTTTTAGGACCAAATGGTCTTCATGGTCAGTGGCTAGGATCTACCACTGAGATAAAG GTCAACTATCCAATTAACACAGATTTAGCTTCAAATGAAGTCTCAAG CCTGGATCAGGATGGAAAATATGAGATTGTCACATCAAGGGATGGTGATCTGGAAGTGGAAAAGTCTGCTATGGCATCTGTTCTCTCTCTAGATGATGGAAGATGGTCATCTCTTGACAAGGAGTCCGCTCGTCCATTTGATGACGAAGTGAGAGATATTTTTCCATTGGTTAGACAACCATCTCCACCTCCTGTCCTTGCTCAGGTGCAACCCGAGTATCTTCCCATATCTCCTTCAAAGGTTGCAGATCCAAGACCCGGACCTGCAAAATCCTTTTCAGATGGGACAGCCAGTTCTAACTCATATCAACATCTGCATATT CCGGTGAagatgatggatgatttcttgaGATTGGCTCAAAAAAATACATCAAGAAATTTGGAAACATGTGGAGTTCTTGCAGGGACTTTG AAAAACAGGGTGTTCCACATAACAACACTTATCGTCCCAAAGCAGGAATCAACTTCGGATTCA TGTCAGACATTGAATGAAGAAGAAATCTTTGACGTTCAAGACAAGTGTTCTCTCTTCCCTCTTGGGTGGATTCAT ACACATCCATCTCAAACCTGCTTCATGTCATCGGTTGACCTTCACACACATTACTCATATCAG GTGATGCTACCAGAAGCCATTGCAATTGTTATGGCTCCGACAGACACATCCAG TCCTCATGGCATTTTTCATTTGTCCGATCCGGGTGGTGTGGCTGTTATACGCAACTGTCAGCAACGTGGTTTTCATCCACATGAGGCTGCTGAAGATGGAAGCCCCATATATGAGCACTGTTCGCACGTGTATATGAATTCTAATTTGAAGTTTGATGTGGTAGATCTTCGGTGA
- the LOC113733904 gene encoding uncharacterized protein isoform X1, whose protein sequence is MGRAPCCEKVGLRRGRWAAEEDEKLINYIKQNGEGSWRSLPKNAGLLRCGKSCRLRWINYLRADLKRGNFTREEEETIINLHRSVGNKWSLIASKLPGRTDNEVKNYWNSHLSRKIYSFRSSDGSSVTTLDMVNMPSKSKRKGGRVSRAVAKKYSMHPITKAPITTATNETSSSSKISSTSGVQEATTAAQNAQVGMVEATTHGVPESAAAAEKVSDDAAVGAVEESGKHQLQPMANNNYDYDESEGGCINSMHDIRCDGGEGCARALLVPSPEKLEGEKGVAGPNDELDDVTLLLESVLESELMDLSEISVRTGDTENESIMYPESASINKDSDSGASYSNSDTGDGLYDCFPPLDSYFNHTWDAEYAVPGFGLWDQEDDDVLWPWES, encoded by the exons ATGGGAAGAGCACCTTGCTGTGAGAAGGTAGGGTTGAGGAGAGGAAGGTGGGCAGCTGAAGAAGATGAGAAATTGATCAACTACATCAAACAAAATGGGGAAGGGTCCTGGAGATCCTTGCCCAAGAACgcag GTTTACTGAGGTGTGGGAAGAGTTGCAGACTTAGATGGATTAATTACTTGAGAGCAGACTTGAAGAGAGGAAACTTCACCAGAGAAGAGGAAGAGACAATCATCAACCTGCATCGATCTGTGGGAAATAA GTGGTCCTTGATAGCAAGCAAATTACCAGGGAGAACAGATAACGAAGTGAAGAACTACTGGAACTCTCACCTCAGTAGGAAAATCTACAGTTTTAGGTCCAGCGATGGTTCCTCGGTGACCACCTTAGACATGGTCAACATGCCTAGCAAATCTAAGAGAAAAGGCGGTCGGGTGAGCCGAGCGGTTGCCAAAAAGTACAGCATGCACCCAATCACAAAAGCTCCTATCACTACTGCTACTAATGAAACATCATCGTCATCAAAGATTAGCAGCACGAGTGGGGTTCAAGAGGCCACAACAGCAGCGCAAAATGCACAGGTAGGTATGGTCGAAGCCACCACACATGGGGTACCTGAGTCCGCGGCAGCAGCAGAAAAAGTTTCTGATGACGCGGCGGTAGGTGCGGTTGAGGAGAGCGGAAAACATCAGTTGCAGCCAATGGCCAATAATAATTATGATTACGATGAGAGCGAAGGGGGATGCATTAATAGCATGCACGATATTAGGTGTGATGGAGGTGAAGGATGTGCGAGGGCATTATTGGTGCCCTCTCCAGAAAAGCTGGAAGGAGAAAAGGGGGTCGCGGGACCAAATGATGAGCTAGATGATGTAACTTTGCTTCTTGAAAGTGTTCTGGAGAGCGAATTGATGGACCTGAGCGAGATTTCAGTGCGTACTGGGGACACGGAAAATGAATCAATAATGTATCCAGAAAGCGCTTCAATTAACAAGGACAGCGACTCCGGCGCCAGCTACTCAAATTCAGACACGGGGGATGGCCTGTACGACTGTTTCCCACCGTTAGATTCTTATTTCAATCATACCTGGGATGCAGAATATGCTGTCCCAGGATTCGGGCTTTGGGATCAAGAAGATGACGACGTACTATGGCCATGGGAGAGTTAA